The nucleotide sequence catcaaaaacttcGATGGTTCCAAACCTCATGCCGCTAACAGCTTGTACAATTTAGGTGACCAATATTACCTCGATAAAACCCCCATAGATCCAGAAAAATTCCATAAAAATGAAGTAGAAACGTCTCAGATTCCTAACTTGACCTTTGAAGTGAACTTTAGACCTAAATTTCCCGTCAACGGTAAAGAattttcttttggaaatGATTTCACAACTCCTATAAAGGACTACGTGCCAACCACGTTACTTTCCGCAGGcttgaaatttttcaattggTTTATTAATAGCACCGTCAAGGGTGATGTTTACTGTGACAAACCCTTTTTATACGGGCCAATCTTGAATAGTTGCACCTATATGtccattgatgaagatatgCCATCGAAACAATCGGTTTTGGATACAAGCAGTCAAAAATTCCCAGAGAATTTGAACAGCAACGTCGATAATATCTTAAAGATCCCTGAATTCTCGttggaaagaaagaagttcttcaacaaattggtcaattgtGAAAACTTTGTATTTGTTGAGTCTTCTATGTATAAGCTTAAGTTTGACACAAATTTCATTAAGATGGCGGACTCAAAATACTCAGTGAGTTTGCCCACTTATAACAACAGCACCTTTGATATCAATGTACTGAAGTATGCCAACGACAAATTGgacaacttcaattggATTATTAAGATCGGTGGATACGAAGGTGTAGGTTACGGGAAGCTCGGGTTGGTAGTAAACTTTTCGTTGGTGGATGAATAATTAAATCTCTACATGTATATATAATTAATTTTATGGCTACGATACTTATAGGGGCCCTGTAGTCTTCAACTCTGACGTAGGATAGTAGACGTTCAAATAGACATAGTTTGCAGTAATTTGGGATGCACACGTCTCAggattttgaagatgaataGGTCGCACAGTTTTTCCTCCAATCATTTAGCAAATAATAATAACTAACAAGCATGTCTACCTCCCTTGCTCGTACTATCAAAAACGTCTACAAATCCGGGATCAAGAGAGCCGCCTGGCAAATAGCATTTCTCAATGATACCAAACCTGGTGGAACTCTTGTTGGAACCGACGATCATGGTAACAAGTACTACGAAACTGATGCACCTGAAATCCACTTAAGAACCAGATGGGTTGAATACAATGCCACCTTTCTCAGTATTGACATCTCTGCGGCCGAACCGGGATGGCACTACTGGTTAGGCTACGGTACCAACGTGTCTCCCAACAATTTACCCGAAGATCAAAAAGCCGTAAGAGCTTACCCCATGCCAGAGAAACATAAAATCAATTTGACTGGTACTCGTGGAGCCTACGTTCCTTACAACACTGCCAAACCCAAGCACGAAGCCTGGACGCCGATAGTGAGTGAGAGATCTTGAATTCACAAGCTGAAACACATCCACACACATCATAAGTTGCAAAACATAAAAGAAAAAAATCCATAAAACCTTTTTGGTACCCCTTCAGGTGCCTCTATtagttgaagaaatacATATAAACATAGAAGCATTCTATTTTGTTCGTATTAGTGTAGTTCACCCGGCAGAGATAAGCTATTTGACTAGTGTAAAATTTCCATTAAGTCGCATGGATTtaatttgaaaaacttctCATCGCATCAACTATGAGTCAAGCTGATAAGATTCCTGGATTAGCCAGTGATGCTGTTCTTAAACAGTCTGCACCAGTTCCTGACTCgtttgttgaagtcaaagGAATTGACTACTCAAAAGACTCTGCCTACAACATGACGGCCATCGACTTGATTGCATCTATGAAGACAATGGGATTTCAAGGTTCTTCCGTAGGAGACGCTTGTGATATCATTAATAAAATGAGATCTTGGAGAGGTAAACATAAAagtgagttggaagaacaTGATATAAAAGGAGAATTTGATGACGAAGGATACCAGAAATCTACGATTTTCATGGGTTACACCTCCAATTTAATTAGTAGTGGATTGAGAGACACTTTGAGATTTTTGGTCCAGCACAAGATGGTAAGTGCAATTGTTTCCACGGCCGGgggaattgaagaagatatcatcaaatgTTTAGCGCCTACCTTTATGGGTGAGTTCAGCCTTCCAGGTAAAGGCTTAAGAGATCAAGGTATGAACAGAATCGGAAACTTGCTTGTTCCAAATGACAACTACTGTaaatttgaagaatggaTGGTCCCTATTTTGGACAAGATGttggaagaacaacaagaagagttggaaaagaacGGTGCCGATGCCTTTGACAACACGGCTGGGGTTTGGACACCTTCTAAGTTCATTGATCGGTTAGGACAAGAAATTAACGATGAGACTTCTGTTTTATACTGGGCTCACAAAAACCAAATTCCTATCTTTTGTCCAGCTTTGACCGATGGATCGATTGGAGATATGTTGTTTTTCCACACCTTTAAGGCTTCCCCAAGACAACTTCGGTTGGATATTGTAGCGGATATTAGACGTATTAATTCTATGTCAATGGAAGCCAATAATGCTGGAATGATCATACTTGGAGGAGGTTTAATCAAGCACCATATATGTAATGCCTGTCTCATGAGAAATGGTGCTGATTTTGCTGTATTTATCAATACTGGCCAGGAATTTGACGGGTCTGATGCGGGTGCTCGACCTGATGAAGCCATTTCATGGGGGAAAATTAAGGCCGACGCCAAACAAGTCAAAGTATATGCTGATGTCACGGTAGTATTCCCATTGATTGTGGCTGCCACTTTTGCAGCCCAAAAACCATAAATATGTAAGTATCATTCCCAATATAGAAGTGTAATAAGTGCGACTTCCTTATCGAGCCAGCAGCCACACCCCGAGATGGAACGGCCTGGGGAGCTCGCGTATAAAAGCCAGCCAATTCGCATCCGCCATACATTTTTTATCAAGTTCCTTCTATATCGTCTTTCGTTAATGTCTGAGTTCAATGAAATGGTCCGTGCCTTGAAGGCTACTCTCGACcagttggaacaaaagGAAATTAAATCTCAATCTGATTTTCAATCTCGAGTTACTTCCAACAACGCTGCCTCCACCCCGGTTAAATCCATGGATTTTGCTGCCGTTTCCCAGAAGTACATCGACTTCACGTATGAGAACCCCACCATCTACCATGTGGTGTCTCACTTTTCCGGAAAGTTGGAAGACAATGGGTTCACTTACCTTTCTGAAAAGAAGACATGGTCCGACTTGAAACCAGGTCGTTACTACACGGCCAGAAACggttcttctttgatagCCTTTGTCGTGGGTCCTGACTGGACGGCCAAGAGAGGTGTTGGAGCCATTGGCTCGCATATCGATGCGTTGACC is from Yamadazyma tenuis chromosome 6, complete sequence and encodes:
- the NUO17 gene encoding NADH:ubiquinone oxidoreductase, B17.2 subunit (EggNog:ENOG503Q39R; COG:C), encoding MSTSLARTIKNVYKSGIKRAAWQIAFLNDTKPGGTLVGTDDHGNKYYETDAPEIHLRTRWVEYNATFLSIDISAAEPGWHYWLGYGTNVSPNNLPEDQKAVRAYPMPEKHKINLTGTRGAYVPYNTAKPKHEAWTPIVSERS
- the DYS1 gene encoding Deoxyhypusine synthase (BUSCO:EOG09263H5H; EggNog:ENOG503NTXI; COG:O), which encodes MSQADKIPGLASDAVLKQSAPVPDSFVEVKGIDYSKDSAYNMTAIDLIASMKTMGFQGSSVGDACDIINKMRSWRGKHKSELEEHDIKGEFDDEGYQKSTIFMGYTSNLISSGLRDTLRFLVQHKMVSAIVSTAGGIEEDIIKCLAPTFMGEFSLPGKGLRDQGMNRIGNLLVPNDNYCKFEEWMVPILDKMLEEQQEELEKNGADAFDNTAGVWTPSKFIDRLGQEINDETSVLYWAHKNQIPIFCPALTDGSIGDMLFFHTFKASPRQLRLDIVADIRRINSMSMEANNAGMIILGGGLIKHHICNACLMRNGADFAVFINTGQEFDGSDAGARPDEAISWGKIKADAKQVKVYADVTVVFPLIVAATFAAQKP